A window of the Bacteroides thetaiotaomicron VPI-5482 genome harbors these coding sequences:
- the thrS gene encoding threonine--tRNA ligase, whose amino-acid sequence MIKITFPDGSVREYNEGVNGLQIAESISSRLAQDVLACGVNGETYDLGRPINEDADFVLYKWDDEEGKHAFWHTSAHLLAEALQELYPGIQFGIGPAIENGFYYDVDPGEAVIKESDLPAIEAKMLELSAKKDAVVRESISKTDALKMFGDRGETYKCELISELEDGHITTYTQGAFTDLCRGPHLMTTAPIKAIKLTTVAGAYWRGHEDRKMLTRIYGITFPKKKMLDEYLVLLEEAKKRDHRKIGKEMQLFMFSETVGKGLPMWLPKGTALRLRLQEFLRRIQTRYDYQEVITPPIGNKLLYVTSGHYAKYGKDAFQPIHTPEEGEEYFLKPMNCPHHCEIYKNFPRSYKDLPLRIAEFGTVCRYEQSGELHGLTRVRSFTQDDAHIFCRPDQVKDEFLRVMDIISIVFRSMNFQNFEAQISLRDKVNREKYIGSDDNWEKAEQAIIEACEEKGLPAKIEYGEAAFYGPKLDFMVKDAIGRRWQLGTIQVDYNLPERFELEYMGSDNQKHRPVMIHRAPFGSMERFVAVLIEHTAGKFPLWLTPDQVAILPISEKFNEYAEQVKMYLKMHEIRAIVDDRNEKIGRKIRDNEMKRIPYMLIVGEKEAENGEVSVRRQGEGDKGTMKYEEFAKILNEEVQNMINKW is encoded by the coding sequence ATGATAAAGATAACATTTCCCGATGGCTCCGTTCGTGAGTATAACGAAGGAGTGAACGGTTTACAGATTGCAGAAAGTATCAGTTCGCGCTTGGCACAGGATGTACTTGCATGTGGCGTGAACGGTGAGACTTATGATTTAGGACGTCCTATTAATGAAGATGCTGATTTCGTACTTTACAAATGGGACGATGAAGAAGGCAAACATGCATTTTGGCACACAAGCGCCCACTTGCTGGCTGAAGCTTTGCAGGAACTTTATCCGGGTATCCAGTTTGGTATCGGACCGGCTATCGAAAACGGTTTCTACTATGATGTGGATCCGGGAGAAGCTGTGATTAAAGAAAGTGACCTGCCTGCCATCGAAGCAAAGATGCTTGAATTGTCGGCAAAGAAAGATGCGGTAGTCAGAGAAAGTATTTCGAAGACGGACGCTTTGAAAATGTTTGGCGACCGTGGCGAAACGTATAAATGTGAATTGATCTCAGAACTGGAAGACGGACATATTACTACCTACACCCAGGGTGCGTTTACTGACCTTTGCCGTGGTCCTCACTTGATGACGACTGCGCCGATCAAGGCTATCAAGCTGACAACTGTTGCCGGTGCTTACTGGCGCGGTCACGAAGACCGTAAGATGCTGACCCGTATCTATGGTATCACATTCCCGAAAAAGAAAATGCTGGATGAATATCTGGTGTTGCTGGAAGAAGCCAAGAAACGTGACCACCGTAAGATCGGTAAGGAAATGCAGTTGTTCATGTTCTCTGAAACAGTAGGTAAGGGACTTCCGATGTGGTTGCCGAAAGGTACTGCACTGCGTTTGCGTCTGCAAGAGTTCTTGCGTCGTATCCAGACCCGCTATGACTATCAGGAAGTAATTACTCCGCCTATCGGTAATAAGTTGCTGTATGTGACTTCCGGTCACTATGCAAAATACGGTAAGGATGCGTTCCAGCCGATCCATACTCCGGAAGAAGGAGAGGAGTATTTCCTGAAACCGATGAACTGTCCGCATCACTGCGAGATATATAAGAATTTTCCGCGTTCATACAAGGACCTTCCGTTGCGTATTGCAGAATTCGGTACGGTTTGCCGTTATGAACAAAGTGGTGAGCTTCACGGTTTAACTCGTGTACGCAGCTTTACTCAGGATGACGCACATATTTTCTGTCGTCCGGATCAGGTGAAAGATGAGTTCCTCCGTGTGATGGATATCATTTCTATCGTGTTCCGTTCGATGAATTTCCAGAATTTCGAGGCTCAGATATCACTCCGTGATAAAGTGAACCGTGAAAAATACATCGGTAGCGATGACAACTGGGAGAAAGCTGAACAGGCGATTATCGAGGCTTGCGAGGAAAAAGGCCTGCCGGCTAAGATTGAGTACGGTGAAGCTGCTTTCTATGGTCCCAAGCTCGACTTTATGGTGAAAGATGCCATCGGTCGCCGTTGGCAGTTGGGAACCATTCAGGTAGACTATAACTTGCCGGAACGTTTTGAACTGGAATATATGGGCTCTGACAACCAGAAGCACCGTCCGGTGATGATTCACCGTGCACCATTCGGATCAATGGAGCGTTTTGTGGCTGTATTGATCGAACACACTGCCGGTAAGTTCCCGTTGTGGCTGACTCCGGATCAGGTAGCTATCCTGCCGATCAGTGAAAAGTTCAATGAGTATGCAGAGCAAGTGAAGATGTATCTGAAAATGCATGAAATCCGTGCTATTGTGGATGATCGTAATGAAAAGATCGGCCGCAAGATCCGTGATAATGAAATGAAACGCATTCCTTATATGTTGATTGTGGGTGAAAAAGAAGCTGAAAATGGTGAAGTTTCTGTTCGCAGACAAGGGGAAGGCGACAAAGGAACCATGAAATATGAAGAATTTGCTAAAATTTTGAACGAAGAAGTTCAGAATATGATAAATAAATGGTAA
- the rpmI gene encoding 50S ribosomal protein L35: MPKMKTNSGSKKRFTLTGTGKIKRKHAFHSHILTKKSKKRKRNLCYSTTVDTTNVSQVKELLAMK; this comes from the coding sequence ATGCCAAAGATGAAGACTAACTCCGGTTCTAAAAAAAGGTTTACCCTTACCGGAACAGGTAAAATCAAAAGAAAGCACGCTTTTCACAGTCACATTTTGACTAAGAAATCGAAAAAGAGAAAAAGAAATCTGTGCTACTCTACAACTGTTGATACAACAAATGTAAGCCAGGTTAAGGAACTCTTAGCAATGAAGTAA
- the rplT gene encoding 50S ribosomal protein L20, with amino-acid sequence MPRSVNHVASKARRKKILKLTRGYFGARKNVWTVAKNTWEKGLTYAFRDRRNKKRNFRALWIQRINAAARLEGMSYSKLMGGLHKAGIEINRKVLADLAMNHPEAFKAVVAKAKAA; translated from the coding sequence ATGCCAAGATCAGTAAATCATGTTGCTTCAAAAGCAAGAAGAAAGAAAATTTTGAAATTAACCAGAGGTTACTTTGGTGCAAGAAAAAATGTATGGACCGTAGCAAAAAACACCTGGGAAAAGGGTTTGACTTACGCGTTCCGTGACCGTAGAAATAAGAAAAGAAACTTCCGCGCTCTTTGGATACAACGTATCAACGCTGCTGCACGTCTTGAAGGAATGTCTTATTCTAAATTGATGGGCGGTTTGCACAAAGCCGGTATTGAAATAAATCGTAAGGTTTTGGCTGATTTAGCTATGAATCATCCGGAAGCTTTCAAAGCTGTAGTTGCTAAAGCAAAAGCTGCTTAA
- a CDS encoding EFR1 family ferrodoxin (N-terminal region resembles flavodoxins. C-terminal ferrodoxin region binds two 4Fe-4S clusters.), giving the protein MIFYFSGTGNSKWIANQLSKEQQEDLFFIPDAWKNDTWEFSLREDEKIGFVFPVYSWAPPVIVQEFIRKLVLKGYQQQYLFFVCSCGDDTGLTRQVMEKALAARGWRCNAGFSVIMPNNYVLFLGFDVDSKELEKKKLAEAVPALEKVSRLITGRETVFACKEGSLPFIKTRIINPLFVRYQMSPKPFHATSECIGCKRCEKSCPVGNITMKERRPVWGKNCTACLACYHVCPQHAVQYGKKTKGKGHYFNPDSAY; this is encoded by the coding sequence ATGATATTTTATTTCTCAGGTACAGGTAACTCTAAATGGATTGCTAATCAGCTTTCTAAAGAACAACAGGAAGATTTGTTTTTTATCCCGGACGCATGGAAGAATGACACATGGGAGTTCTCTTTGCGGGAGGATGAGAAGATCGGTTTTGTCTTTCCGGTCTATTCGTGGGCGCCTCCCGTGATTGTACAGGAGTTTATTCGGAAGCTGGTTCTGAAGGGGTATCAGCAGCAATATCTGTTCTTTGTGTGTTCGTGTGGAGACGATACGGGGCTGACCCGGCAGGTGATGGAAAAGGCATTGGCTGCGAGGGGATGGAGATGTAATGCAGGCTTTTCTGTAATTATGCCCAATAACTATGTGTTGTTCCTCGGATTTGATGTGGATAGCAAGGAACTGGAAAAGAAAAAACTGGCAGAAGCGGTTCCGGCTCTTGAAAAAGTCAGTAGACTGATAACCGGGAGAGAAACTGTCTTTGCATGCAAGGAGGGGAGTTTGCCTTTTATCAAGACGAGGATCATCAATCCGTTATTTGTTCGTTATCAGATGTCTCCCAAACCTTTCCATGCAACGAGTGAGTGCATCGGGTGCAAGCGCTGTGAAAAAAGTTGTCCGGTAGGGAATATAACGATGAAGGAAAGAAGACCGGTTTGGGGAAAGAATTGCACCGCCTGCCTGGCATGTTATCATGTGTGCCCTCAGCATGCGGTGCAATATGGTAAAAAGACAAAAGGCAAGGGGCATTATTTTAACCCCGACTCAGCTTATTGA
- the xpt gene encoding xanthine phosphoribosyltransferase, producing the protein MQLLKKRILQDGKCYEGGILKVDGFINHQMDPVLMKSIGVEFVRRFAATNVNKIMTIEASGIAPAIMTGYLMDLPVVFAKKKSPKTIQNALSTTVHSFTKDRDYEVVISADFLTPNDNVLFVDDFLAYGNAALGILDLIEQSGAKLVGMGFIIEKAFQNGRKILEEKGVRVESLAIIEDLSNCCIKIKDQ; encoded by the coding sequence ATGCAATTACTAAAAAAAAGAATTCTGCAGGACGGAAAATGCTACGAAGGAGGCATCCTTAAAGTAGATGGTTTTATCAATCACCAGATGGATCCTGTCCTGATGAAATCCATCGGAGTAGAATTTGTCCGCCGCTTTGCAGCCACAAACGTAAACAAGATCATGACTATAGAAGCAAGCGGTATCGCTCCTGCCATCATGACGGGCTATCTCATGGACTTACCGGTTGTATTCGCCAAAAAGAAATCACCCAAAACCATTCAGAACGCACTAAGCACTACCGTACACTCGTTCACCAAAGACCGTGATTATGAAGTAGTGATCAGTGCCGATTTTCTGACTCCAAATGACAATGTTCTTTTTGTTGATGATTTCCTTGCCTACGGAAATGCCGCATTAGGCATTCTCGACCTCATAGAGCAATCCGGAGCAAAATTGGTAGGCATGGGGTTCATTATCGAAAAAGCCTTCCAAAATGGACGTAAAATACTGGAAGAGAAAGGTGTCAGAGTAGAAAGCCTTGCCATAATCGAAGACTTATCCAACTGCTGTATTAAAATAAAAGATCAATAA
- a CDS encoding phenylacetate--CoA ligase, which yields MSTQYWEEEIEIMSREKLQELQLQRLKKTINIAANSPYYKEVFSKNGITGDSIQSLDDIRKIPFTTKSDMRANYPFGLVAGDMKRDGVRIHSSSGTTGNPTVIVHSQHDLDSWANLVARCLYMVGIRKTDVFQNSSGYGMFTGGLGFQYGAERLGCLTVPAAAGNSKRQIKFISDFKTTALHAIPSYAIRLAEVFQEEGIDPRETTLKTLVIGAEPHTDEQRRKIERMLNVKAYNSFGMTEMNGPGVAFECQEQNGMHFWEDCYLVEIIDPETGEPVPEGEIGELVLTTLDREMMPLIRYRTRDLTRILPGKCPCGRTHLRIDRIKGRSDDMFIIKGVNIFPMQVEKILVQFPELGSNYLITLETVNNQDEMIVEVELSDLSTDNYIELEKIRRDIIRQLKDEILVTPKVKLVKKGSLPQSEGKAVRVKDLRDNK from the coding sequence ATGAGTACACAATACTGGGAAGAAGAAATTGAAATCATGAGTCGCGAGAAGTTGCAGGAACTGCAACTTCAGCGACTCAAAAAAACGATTAACATAGCCGCAAACTCACCTTATTACAAAGAGGTTTTCAGCAAAAACGGCATCACCGGAGATAGTATCCAGTCACTGGACGACATCCGCAAAATTCCTTTCACCACTAAATCGGACATGCGTGCCAACTATCCCTTCGGGCTAGTGGCCGGCGACATGAAAAGAGACGGTGTACGTATCCACTCTTCCAGTGGAACTACAGGAAACCCTACAGTCATCGTACATTCACAACATGACCTCGACTCATGGGCAAATCTGGTAGCCCGTTGCCTTTACATGGTGGGGATCCGCAAGACAGATGTCTTCCAGAACAGCTCCGGATATGGAATGTTTACAGGTGGATTAGGTTTTCAATATGGTGCAGAACGCCTTGGCTGCCTTACCGTACCTGCCGCAGCCGGAAACAGTAAACGGCAAATTAAATTCATCAGTGACTTTAAGACTACCGCCTTACACGCCATCCCAAGCTACGCTATCCGTCTTGCCGAAGTATTTCAGGAAGAAGGTATCGACCCGAGAGAAACAACCCTGAAAACCTTGGTGATCGGCGCCGAACCGCATACTGACGAACAGCGCCGTAAAATAGAACGGATGCTCAATGTGAAAGCATATAATAGTTTCGGTATGACGGAAATGAACGGCCCCGGTGTTGCCTTCGAATGCCAGGAGCAGAACGGAATGCACTTCTGGGAAGATTGCTATCTGGTAGAAATCATCGATCCTGAAACAGGAGAACCCGTTCCCGAAGGAGAAATCGGTGAATTGGTACTCACTACACTTGATCGTGAAATGATGCCGCTTATCCGCTACCGCACCCGCGACCTTACCCGTATACTACCCGGAAAATGTCCGTGCGGCCGCACCCATCTCCGCATCGACCGGATCAAGGGACGCAGCGACGATATGTTTATCATCAAGGGAGTCAACATCTTCCCCATGCAAGTCGAAAAGATTCTGGTTCAGTTCCCCGAATTAGGCAGCAATTATCTGATTACGCTGGAGACAGTCAACAATCAGGATGAGATGATCGTCGAAGTGGAATTAAGCGATCTTTCTACAGACAACTATATCGAACTGGAAAAGATCCGCAGAGATATTATCCGTCAATTAAAAGATGAAATACTGGTTACCCCGAAAGTAAAACTAGTAAAGAAAGGGTCTCTCCCGCAGAGCGAGGGAAAAGCCGTCAGAGTGAAGGACTTAAGAGACAACAAATAA
- a CDS encoding indolepyruvate oxidoreductase subunit beta, whose product MKKDIILSGVGGQGILSIATVIGKAALKEGLYMKQAEVHGMSQRGGDVQSNLRISDKPIASDLIPSGKCDLIISLEPMEGLRYLPYLSPEGWLVTNETPFVNIPNYPEEDKVMAEINKLPHKIVLNVDKVAKEVGSARVANIVLLGATIPFLGIDYEKVQDSIREIFLRKGEAIVEMNLKALAAGKEIAEKLMQ is encoded by the coding sequence ATGAAAAAAGACATTATATTATCAGGAGTAGGTGGACAGGGTATTTTGTCCATCGCTACAGTTATTGGTAAAGCTGCTTTGAAAGAAGGACTTTACATGAAGCAAGCAGAAGTACACGGAATGAGCCAGCGTGGCGGAGACGTTCAGTCCAACCTCCGCATCAGCGACAAACCGATTGCTTCGGATCTGATACCATCCGGCAAATGCGACCTTATCATTTCGCTCGAACCGATGGAAGGTCTGCGCTATCTCCCCTATCTCAGTCCGGAAGGATGGCTGGTAACCAACGAAACTCCGTTTGTCAACATCCCCAATTATCCGGAAGAAGACAAAGTAATGGCTGAAATCAACAAATTGCCGCATAAGATCGTACTGAACGTGGATAAAGTAGCCAAAGAAGTAGGTTCTGCACGAGTTGCCAATATCGTTTTGCTGGGCGCAACCATTCCATTCCTCGGCATCGATTACGAGAAAGTACAAGACAGTATCCGCGAAATCTTCCTGCGCAAAGGAGAAGCTATTGTCGAAATGAATCTTAAAGCACTGGCTGCCGGCAAGGAAATTGCGGAAAAGCTAATGCAATAA
- a CDS encoding thiamine pyrophosphate-dependent enzyme — protein MSKQLLLGDEAIAQAALDAGLSGVYAYPGTPSTEITEYIQMAPITTEQNIHNRWCANEKTAMEAALGMSFVGKRALVCMKHVGMNVAADCFVNSAITGVKGGLIVIAADDPSMHSSQNEQDSRFYGDFSLIPMYEPSNQQEAYDMVYNGFEFSEKTGEPILMRMVTRLAHSRSGVERKEQKPQNSISFSEDPRQFILLPGNARKRYKVLLARQDEFIKASEESPYNKYIDGPNKKLGIVACGIGYNYLMENYPEGCEYPVLKIGQYPLPKKQLLQLVESCDEILVLEDGQPFVEKHLKGYLGIGIKVKGRLDGTLSQDGELNPDSVARAVGKENKSEFGVPSVVEMRPPALCEGCGHRDMYITLTEVLKEEYPSHKVFSDIGCYTLGANAPFNAINSCVDMGASITMAKGAADGGLHPSVAVIGDSTFTHSGMTGLLDCVNENANVVIVISDNETTAMTGGQDSAGTGRIESICIGLGVDPAHIRVVVPLKKNHEEMRQIIREEIEYNGVSVIIPRRECIQTLARKKRSK, from the coding sequence ATGAGCAAGCAACTCTTACTTGGCGATGAAGCCATTGCACAAGCTGCACTGGATGCCGGACTTTCAGGTGTATATGCCTACCCCGGTACTCCTTCAACTGAGATTACTGAATATATCCAAATGGCGCCTATAACCACTGAGCAGAACATACATAATCGTTGGTGTGCCAACGAAAAAACTGCCATGGAAGCCGCACTGGGTATGTCATTTGTAGGCAAACGCGCCTTAGTGTGCATGAAGCATGTAGGCATGAATGTGGCTGCAGACTGTTTCGTCAATTCTGCCATCACGGGTGTGAAGGGAGGACTGATTGTGATAGCGGCAGACGACCCCAGCATGCACTCTTCACAGAATGAACAGGACAGCCGCTTCTACGGAGACTTCTCCCTGATACCGATGTACGAGCCCAGCAACCAACAGGAAGCATACGACATGGTATACAACGGATTCGAATTCTCTGAGAAAACAGGCGAACCGATCTTAATGCGTATGGTCACCCGCCTCGCACACTCCCGTTCCGGAGTAGAGCGCAAAGAGCAGAAGCCACAGAACAGCATTTCATTCAGTGAAGATCCCCGTCAGTTTATCCTGTTGCCGGGAAATGCCCGCAAACGCTATAAAGTATTGCTTGCCCGCCAGGACGAATTCATCAAAGCTTCCGAGGAATCTCCTTACAACAAATACATAGACGGCCCTAACAAAAAACTGGGAATCGTCGCTTGCGGTATCGGCTACAATTATCTGATGGAAAACTATCCGGAAGGTTGTGAATACCCGGTACTTAAGATCGGCCAGTATCCATTGCCTAAAAAGCAATTGCTGCAATTGGTTGAATCCTGCGACGAGATTCTGGTACTGGAAGACGGACAGCCATTCGTTGAAAAACATCTGAAAGGCTATCTGGGCATTGGTATCAAAGTAAAAGGACGTCTGGACGGCACACTATCACAAGACGGAGAATTAAATCCGGACTCTGTAGCACGCGCGGTCGGCAAAGAAAACAAATCGGAATTCGGCGTCCCTTCTGTAGTCGAAATGCGTCCTCCCGCACTGTGTGAAGGATGCGGACACCGTGATATGTACATCACACTGACAGAAGTACTCAAAGAAGAATATCCTTCCCATAAAGTATTCAGCGACATCGGTTGCTATACGCTGGGAGCCAACGCTCCGTTCAACGCCATCAATTCATGCGTAGACATGGGAGCTTCCATCACAATGGCGAAAGGTGCGGCCGACGGAGGTCTTCATCCGTCCGTAGCTGTAATCGGTGACTCTACATTTACTCACTCCGGAATGACAGGTTTACTGGATTGCGTCAACGAAAATGCCAATGTCGTTATTGTCATTTCAGACAATGAGACAACAGCAATGACCGGTGGTCAGGACTCTGCGGGCACAGGACGTATTGAATCCATCTGTATCGGTTTAGGAGTCGACCCTGCCCATATCCGTGTCGTTGTTCCATTGAAGAAGAACCACGAGGAAATGAGACAGATCATACGCGAAGAAATCGAATACAATGGCGTATCCGTTATCATCCCGCGCAGAGAGTGTATTCAAACATTAGCACGCAAAAAAAGAAGTAAGTAA
- the mltG gene encoding endolytic transglycosylase MltG — protein sequence MKKKTRNILLSVLTGALLLCAIAGGTVYYYLFAPQFHPSKTVYVYVDRDDTADSIYNKIRQTGHVNKFTGFQWMAKYRKFDQNIHTGRYAIRPNENVYHVFSRFFRGYQEPMNLTIGSIRTLDRLARSIGKQLMIDSAEIARQLFDSAFQTEMGYTPVTMPCLFIPETYQVYWDMSVDDFFKRMQTEHKRFWNDERLAQATAIGMTPEEVCTLASIVEEETNNNEEKPMVAGLYINRLHTGMPLQADPTIKFALQDFGLRRITNEHLKVNSPYNTYINSGLPPGPIRIPSKKGLDSVLNYTKHNYIYMCAKEDFSGTHNFASNYADHMANARKYWKALNERKIFK from the coding sequence ATGAAAAAGAAAACAAGAAATATCTTATTATCCGTTCTGACCGGAGCTCTCCTTCTTTGCGCCATTGCCGGAGGAACAGTCTATTATTATCTCTTTGCTCCTCAGTTTCATCCCTCCAAAACCGTCTATGTATATGTAGACCGGGATGACACGGCAGATTCAATCTACAATAAGATCAGACAAACCGGTCATGTCAACAAATTCACCGGATTTCAATGGATGGCGAAATATAGAAAATTCGACCAGAATATACATACCGGACGTTATGCCATCCGCCCCAACGAAAACGTATACCATGTATTCAGCCGCTTCTTCAGAGGTTATCAGGAACCGATGAATCTCACTATCGGAAGCATACGGACACTAGACCGGCTGGCGCGAAGCATCGGCAAGCAACTGATGATCGACTCCGCCGAGATAGCCCGCCAACTATTCGATTCCGCTTTTCAGACCGAAATGGGGTATACGCCGGTCACCATGCCCTGTCTTTTCATCCCCGAGACCTATCAGGTATATTGGGATATGAGTGTCGACGACTTCTTCAAACGTATGCAGACAGAACACAAACGATTCTGGAATGACGAACGTCTTGCCCAGGCAACCGCTATCGGCATGACACCGGAAGAAGTCTGCACCCTCGCCTCCATTGTTGAAGAAGAAACCAACAACAACGAAGAAAAGCCGATGGTAGCCGGACTATACATCAACCGCCTGCACACAGGTATGCCCCTGCAGGCAGACCCTACCATCAAGTTCGCTTTACAGGATTTCGGGCTGCGACGCATCACCAATGAGCATCTGAAAGTCAACTCGCCCTACAACACTTATATCAACAGTGGTTTACCTCCGGGACCTATCCGCATCCCCTCTAAAAAGGGCTTGGACAGTGTATTAAACTACACGAAACACAATTACATTTACATGTGTGCGAAAGAAGATTTTTCAGGTACTCACAATTTCGCATCCAATTATGCCGACCACATGGCAAATGCAAGAAAATATTGGAAAGCACTTAATGAAAGAAAGATTTTCAAGTAA
- a CDS encoding DNA/RNA non-specific endonuclease has protein sequence MKRGKSRRLFKKKKSHSNQRLGCIIAIIVLIPICYGLYLYYQQYSVQHSSKPQIETSVSLPTPSGKDLEIPISLIPRQEQIIRHKGYTVSYNKDLKIPNWVSYELTRQETKGKEKRGDNFIADPLVKGAIATNADYARSGYDKGHMAPAADMKWSPDVMKESFYFSNMCPQHPQLNRRGWKNLEEKIRDWAVADSAIIIICGPIIDKPSKTIGKNKVAVPERFFKVILSPFVKPARGIGFLFNNRQAVEPLSTYAVSIDSIEKLTHMDFFSPLPDELENAVEANADYYQWPR, from the coding sequence ATGAAACGAGGTAAGAGCAGGAGATTATTTAAGAAAAAGAAGTCACATTCCAATCAAAGATTAGGGTGTATCATCGCTATCATCGTACTTATTCCCATTTGTTACGGGCTTTATCTGTATTATCAGCAATACAGTGTCCAGCACAGTAGCAAACCGCAGATAGAGACTTCCGTTTCCCTCCCCACTCCATCCGGCAAAGATTTAGAGATTCCCATTTCATTGATTCCCCGTCAGGAGCAGATCATTCGTCATAAAGGTTATACGGTTTCCTACAATAAAGATCTGAAGATTCCGAATTGGGTTTCTTACGAGCTGACCCGTCAAGAAACCAAAGGAAAAGAAAAGAGAGGTGACAACTTCATCGCCGATCCTTTAGTAAAAGGCGCCATTGCGACCAATGCGGATTATGCACGTTCAGGATATGACAAAGGACATATGGCACCAGCCGCCGACATGAAATGGAGTCCGGATGTCATGAAAGAATCCTTCTATTTCAGCAATATGTGTCCGCAGCATCCTCAACTGAACAGAAGAGGCTGGAAAAATCTGGAAGAAAAAATAAGAGACTGGGCGGTAGCCGATAGTGCCATCATCATCATATGCGGTCCTATCATCGACAAGCCGTCCAAGACCATCGGAAAAAATAAGGTGGCAGTGCCCGAACGATTCTTCAAAGTAATCCTCTCTCCTTTTGTCAAACCGGCTCGTGGCATCGGGTTCTTATTCAACAACAGACAGGCGGTAGAGCCCCTTTCCACCTATGCGGTATCAATTGACAGCATCGAGAAACTTACCCATATGGACTTCTTCTCTCCCCTGCCCGATGAATTAGAAAATGCAGTAGAAGCCAATGCCGATTATTACCAGTGGCCACGCTAA
- a CDS encoding ROK family transcriptional regulator, with protein MNQQFLKEIEMGSKNALVKKRIITHYIYNGSSTIPDLSKELDLSVPTVTKFIGEMCEDGYINDYGKLETSGGRHPNLYGLNPESGYFIGVDIKRFAVNIGLINFKGDMVELKMNIPYKFENSIEGMNELCKLILNFIKKLPINKEKILNINVNVSGWVNPESGYSFSQFNFEERPLADVLSEKLGHKVTIDNDTRAMTYGEYMQGCVKGEKDIIFVNVSWGVGIGIIIDGKVYTGKSGFSGEFGHVNAYDNEIICHCGKKGCLETEASGSALHRILLERIKSGESSILSTRISGEEDPITLDEIITAVNKEDLLCIEIVEEIGQKLGKQIAGLINIFNPELVIIGGTLSLTGDYITQPIKTAVRKYSLNLVNKDSAIITSKLKDKAGIVGACMLARSRMFES; from the coding sequence ATGAACCAACAATTCTTGAAAGAAATAGAAATGGGCTCTAAAAATGCCCTCGTTAAAAAGAGGATCATTACACATTATATATATAATGGTAGTTCCACTATTCCCGATCTTTCAAAAGAACTAGATCTAAGCGTGCCCACAGTCACCAAGTTTATCGGTGAAATGTGTGAGGACGGATATATCAATGATTACGGAAAACTGGAAACCAGCGGTGGACGCCACCCGAATCTCTATGGATTGAATCCGGAATCCGGTTATTTTATAGGTGTAGACATCAAAAGATTTGCAGTCAATATCGGACTGATCAATTTTAAAGGTGATATGGTAGAGTTAAAAATGAATATCCCCTATAAATTTGAGAATTCGATAGAAGGGATGAACGAGTTGTGCAAACTCATTCTCAACTTCATCAAAAAACTTCCTATCAATAAGGAGAAGATTTTAAATATCAATGTAAATGTATCGGGATGGGTAAATCCGGAATCCGGATATAGTTTCAGCCAGTTCAATTTTGAGGAACGCCCGTTGGCGGATGTCCTGTCGGAAAAGCTGGGTCATAAAGTAACCATTGACAACGACACCCGTGCCATGACTTACGGAGAATATATGCAAGGGTGTGTAAAAGGAGAAAAAGATATTATTTTCGTCAACGTCAGCTGGGGAGTCGGCATCGGAATTATTATCGACGGCAAAGTCTACACAGGAAAATCCGGTTTCTCGGGAGAGTTCGGTCACGTCAATGCATACGACAATGAAATCATCTGCCATTGCGGCAAAAAAGGGTGTCTGGAAACAGAAGCATCCGGCTCTGCCCTTCATCGCATTCTTTTGGAGCGTATTAAAAGCGGAGAAAGCTCTATTCTTTCCACCCGAATATCCGGTGAAGAAGACCCCATCACGCTTGACGAAATCATCACAGCCGTCAACAAGGAAGATCTGCTTTGTATTGAAATTGTTGAAGAAATAGGGCAAAAGCTGGGAAAACAAATTGCAGGATTAATCAATATCTTCAATCCGGAACTGGTCATTATAGGCGGAACTTTATCTTTAACGGGAGATTATATCACCCAACCTATCAAAACAGCGGTACGTAAGTATTCACTCAATCTGGTCAACAAAGACTCTGCCATCATTACATCCAAATTGAAGGATAAAGCAGGTATTGTAGGCGCGTGTATGCTGGCACGCAGCAGAATGTTCGAAAGTTAA